One window of Blastocatellia bacterium genomic DNA carries:
- a CDS encoding FdhF/YdeP family oxidoreductase, whose amino-acid sequence MRGERKRQIASYLEVFRAVWENRDRLGYAWRILTQGVCDGCALGTSGLRDWTISGIHLCWIRLRLLRLNTMGPLDIRLLDDVTRLQAMSEPELRGLGRIPRPLVRRRGDTGFQPISWNEALELIAERVRATTPERLAFYVASRGTVNETYYVAQKVARLLGTNHIDNSARVCHAPSTTALKQTIGYAASTCSYRDWIGTDLLVLIGSDIANNQPVAMKYIHLAKKQGTRVVVINPYREPGLEKYWVPSSLDSALFGTRVADAFFQIRVGGDIAFLNGVLKHLIANGWVDRAFIAEHTEGWEELVRALDEQRFEHLERLSGTTRECMLDFARLYARAQTAVFIWSMGVTMHEHGVANVKAIVNLALARGMIGRPHCGLVAIRGHSGVQGGAEMGAVPNQFPGGLPITEQSAEQLAAEWGFPVPAWRGYFVAEMIEAAHRGELDVFYLIGSNLTGILPESQFVREALARIPLRVHHDIVLNPQMFVEPADTVLILPATTRYEMAGGNTETTTERRILFNPEIPGPRLPEARDEWRALVGIAQRVRPEWAAKIAFPSTAAIRAEIARIVPFYGGIQDLRQRGDQIQWGGPRLGEGGQFPTPSGRARFTPLVPPEREVPEGRFHLTTRRGKQFNSMVFHPRDVLAEAHREDVILAPEDMQRLGLRDGDPVLVRSEVGEFHGRARSGPIYPGTAMMYWPEANVLIPRGAHDPECGMPAFRSAIVEILPDLGRTA is encoded by the coding sequence ATGCGAGGCGAGCGGAAGCGACAGATCGCGTCCTATCTGGAAGTCTTTCGCGCCGTTTGGGAGAACCGCGATCGGCTCGGCTATGCGTGGCGGATTCTGACCCAGGGCGTCTGCGATGGATGCGCGCTCGGCACTAGCGGCCTGCGCGATTGGACGATCTCTGGAATTCACCTCTGCTGGATTCGACTCCGTCTCCTCCGCCTGAATACGATGGGGCCGCTCGATATACGGCTTCTCGACGACGTGACGCGGCTGCAGGCAATGAGCGAACCCGAGTTGCGCGGATTGGGGCGTATCCCGAGGCCACTTGTGCGTCGGCGAGGCGATACTGGATTCCAACCGATCTCATGGAACGAAGCGCTGGAGCTGATCGCCGAACGCGTGCGTGCGACCACGCCCGAGCGTCTCGCCTTTTACGTGGCCTCGCGCGGCACAGTGAACGAGACTTACTACGTGGCTCAGAAGGTCGCGCGCTTGTTGGGCACGAATCATATCGATAATTCGGCGCGCGTCTGCCACGCGCCGAGCACGACGGCGCTCAAACAGACGATCGGCTACGCGGCCTCGACCTGCAGCTACCGAGATTGGATCGGGACGGACCTGCTCGTGCTCATCGGCAGCGACATCGCCAACAATCAACCGGTGGCGATGAAGTACATTCATCTGGCGAAGAAGCAAGGCACCCGCGTCGTCGTCATCAATCCCTATCGCGAGCCGGGGTTGGAGAAATATTGGGTCCCTTCCTCGCTCGACTCCGCGCTCTTCGGGACGCGGGTCGCCGACGCGTTCTTCCAGATTCGCGTCGGCGGCGACATCGCCTTTTTGAATGGCGTCCTCAAACATCTCATCGCGAACGGATGGGTGGACCGCGCGTTCATCGCGGAACATACGGAAGGCTGGGAAGAGTTGGTGCGCGCGCTGGACGAGCAGCGCTTTGAGCACCTGGAACGCCTCTCCGGCACGACGCGCGAGTGCATGTTGGATTTCGCGCGCCTGTATGCTCGCGCGCAAACGGCCGTGTTCATCTGGTCCATGGGAGTGACCATGCATGAGCACGGCGTGGCCAATGTGAAGGCCATTGTTAATCTGGCGCTGGCGCGTGGGATGATCGGACGTCCGCATTGTGGGCTCGTCGCCATTCGCGGCCACTCCGGTGTCCAAGGAGGTGCGGAGATGGGCGCTGTCCCCAATCAATTTCCGGGTGGCCTCCCGATCACCGAGCAGAGCGCGGAGCAATTGGCCGCGGAATGGGGATTCCCCGTCCCCGCCTGGCGGGGATATTTCGTCGCGGAGATGATCGAGGCGGCGCATCGGGGGGAGTTGGACGTGTTCTATCTCATTGGCAGCAATCTCACGGGCATTCTCCCCGAAAGCCAATTCGTTCGAGAAGCGCTCGCTCGCATCCCCCTGCGCGTGCATCATGACATCGTCCTCAACCCACAGATGTTCGTGGAGCCAGCCGATACGGTCCTGATCCTTCCGGCGACGACGCGCTATGAGATGGCGGGCGGCAATACGGAGACGACGACCGAACGGCGCATCCTCTTCAATCCTGAGATCCCGGGACCGCGCCTGCCCGAAGCTCGCGATGAATGGCGCGCGCTGGTGGGGATCGCTCAGCGCGTTCGCCCGGAATGGGCGGCGAAGATCGCCTTCCCTTCAACCGCAGCGATTCGAGCGGAGATCGCGCGCATCGTTCCGTTCTACGGTGGAATTCAAGACCTGCGACAGCGCGGGGATCAAATTCAATGGGGCGGCCCGCGGCTTGGCGAGGGAGGTCAATTCCCCACGCCGAGTGGAAGAGCGCGTTTCACACCGCTTGTGCCGCCGGAGCGCGAGGTTCCCGAAGGCCGTTTTCACCTGACGACTCGTCGGGGGAAGCAATTCAACAGCATGGTCTTCCATCCTCGCGATGTGCTTGCTGAGGCACATCGCGAGGACGTCATCCTCGCGCCGGAGGACATGCAGCGTCTCGGCCTTCGCGATGGTGACCCCGTCCTGGTGCGTTCGGAGGTTGGCGAATTTCATGGGCGCGCGCGCTCGGGACCAATCTATCCCGGCACGGCGATGATGTATTGGCCTGAAGCGAACGTACTCATCCCACGCGGTGCGCATGATCCCGAATGCGGCATGCCAGCCTTTCGCAGCGCGATCGTCGAAATCCTCCCGGATTTGGGGCGAACGGCATGA
- the radC gene encoding DNA repair protein RadC, with amino-acid sequence METKEPLREDAIKYWPQHERPRERLLKQGPGALSDAELLAIFLRTGVSGRSAVDLARALLQRFQGLRGLFSADYRELRAVKGLGDAKIATLLATIELSKRYLREQLGERRAIRNPDDVYQLLAHSMRDLDHEVFTVLFLNSKNEILAIEEMFRGTINASSVHPREVIKRALQHGAAAIICAHNHPSGNPEPSPQDRRITRELKEACRLMEISLLDHLVVGSNRYWSFAEHGEL; translated from the coding sequence ATGGAGACGAAAGAACCACTCCGCGAAGATGCCATCAAGTATTGGCCGCAGCATGAGCGGCCGCGCGAACGCTTGCTCAAGCAAGGGCCTGGAGCGCTGTCGGATGCGGAGCTGCTGGCCATCTTCTTGCGAACGGGCGTGAGTGGTCGCAGTGCTGTGGATCTGGCGCGCGCGCTCTTGCAACGCTTCCAAGGACTGCGCGGGCTTTTCTCCGCCGATTATCGCGAGCTGCGCGCCGTCAAGGGACTCGGCGATGCCAAGATCGCGACCCTGCTGGCCACCATCGAGCTGAGCAAGCGCTATCTGCGCGAGCAACTCGGCGAGCGGCGCGCCATTCGAAATCCCGACGATGTTTACCAGCTCTTAGCCCATTCGATGCGCGACCTCGATCACGAGGTCTTCACCGTGCTCTTTCTGAACAGCAAGAACGAGATCCTGGCCATTGAGGAAATGTTCCGCGGCACCATCAACGCCAGCTCCGTTCATCCGCGCGAAGTCATCAAGCGCGCCCTCCAGCACGGCGCCGCGGCCATCATCTGTGCGCACAATCATCCATCGGGAAATCCTGAACCGAGTCCCCAAGACCGTCGGATCACGCGCGAGCTGAAAGAGGCCTGTCGCTTGATGGAGATCTCGCTCCTCGATCATCTCGTCGTCGGCTCCAACCGCTATTGGAGCTTCGCCGAGCATGGGGAGTTGTAG
- a CDS encoding tagatose 1,6-diphosphate aldolase, whose translation MTEISAGKLRGLMRLADAAGRFKMMAIDQRGSLIESLARSSGKPKEQVTFEEIARVKQLVTKILAPMATAVLTDPIYGYPHSIAYIPGHVGLLLAYEETGYEAIGKSRYTKLIDGWSAWKARAAGADAVKLLLYYHPDADEKARQHQQDLVRRVGQECAELDIPFLLETVGYALDGGGTNTPEYARQKPGIVIRSAQEFSKPEYRVDVLKLEFPANLKYCREFQSAPFGKKDAEPVYTLEEVKAYCRELNEAAGVPWVLLSAGVDIEEFLENTKLAVEAGANGFLCGRAIWKDAVALYPDEAKLVQALETQARENFRQLNEIAERATPWFEHRRFGGRTNLRLQHQGPEWYRRYQAGVRS comes from the coding sequence ATGACAGAGATCTCGGCGGGAAAACTTCGCGGGCTCATGCGGCTGGCCGACGCGGCTGGCCGATTCAAGATGATGGCCATTGATCAACGCGGCTCACTCATTGAATCCCTCGCTCGCTCTTCGGGCAAGCCGAAAGAGCAAGTGACGTTCGAAGAGATCGCGCGCGTGAAACAACTGGTGACGAAGATCCTCGCGCCGATGGCGACGGCCGTGCTCACGGATCCGATCTACGGATACCCGCACTCGATCGCTTACATCCCGGGGCACGTCGGGTTGTTGCTGGCCTATGAGGAGACCGGATACGAAGCCATCGGGAAAAGCCGGTACACGAAGCTGATTGATGGGTGGAGCGCGTGGAAGGCGCGCGCGGCGGGAGCGGATGCCGTGAAGCTCCTGCTCTACTATCACCCGGACGCCGATGAGAAAGCGCGCCAGCACCAGCAGGACCTCGTGCGACGCGTCGGTCAAGAGTGCGCTGAGTTGGACATCCCGTTCCTCCTGGAGACAGTCGGTTACGCGCTCGATGGCGGCGGCACGAACACGCCCGAATATGCGCGGCAGAAACCTGGGATCGTCATCCGAAGTGCGCAGGAATTCTCCAAGCCCGAATATCGGGTGGACGTGCTGAAGTTGGAATTCCCGGCGAATCTGAAATATTGCCGCGAGTTCCAATCGGCTCCCTTCGGGAAGAAGGACGCCGAGCCCGTGTACACGCTCGAAGAGGTGAAGGCGTACTGTCGGGAGTTGAATGAAGCGGCGGGCGTTCCGTGGGTCCTCTTGAGCGCAGGCGTAGACATCGAAGAATTCCTCGAGAACACGAAGCTCGCCGTCGAGGCCGGCGCCAACGGCTTCCTCTGTGGACGCGCGATTTGGAAAGACGCCGTGGCCCTCTACCCGGATGAGGCGAAGCTTGTGCAGGCGTTGGAGACGCAGGCGCGAGAGAATTTCCGTCAGCTCAACGAAATCGCCGAGCGCGCGACGCCCTGGTTCGAGCACCGTCGCTTCGGTGGCCGCACCAATCTCCGCCTCCAGCATCAAGGGCCAGAGTGGTACCGGCGGTATCAAGCCGGCGTGCGATCGTGA
- a CDS encoding RluA family pseudouridine synthase: MGEKVEQTVRFVFPIGEAEARQRLDHFLARAFPQVSRVVLRRATADGRVRVNGHPSRSNYRLRAGDLVTVEIDPRPTPALVPEPIPLNILFEDDAILIVEKPAGMLVYPNRDVTSGTLLNALCHHLSQQAPGTRPGLVHRLDRLTSGLLVIAKTESAHRVLARHFRERRVEKTYLAIVHGELSEKTLRIAQPIGWDPEQYPHWRVMDSGREALTEIRVLDAARGLTLLEARPHTGRTHQIRIHLAAIGHPLVGDALYGKEAHAAFEAWMRCVGRRFERHFLHAASLAFHHPRTGEWLAFHSPPPKEFHELLELWRAHWDGAQSSNEPSAPRAKPSDTDDAPFAQRP; the protein is encoded by the coding sequence ATGGGGGAGAAGGTGGAGCAAACCGTTCGCTTCGTCTTCCCGATCGGGGAAGCCGAAGCGCGTCAACGGCTCGACCACTTTCTGGCGCGCGCGTTCCCGCAGGTGAGCCGCGTGGTGTTACGGCGCGCGACGGCCGATGGGCGCGTGCGCGTCAATGGTCACCCCTCGCGCTCGAACTACCGATTGCGAGCGGGCGATCTCGTGACCGTCGAGATCGATCCTCGGCCGACGCCGGCGCTCGTCCCCGAACCCATTCCGCTCAATATCCTCTTCGAGGATGACGCGATCCTGATCGTGGAGAAACCGGCGGGCATGCTCGTATATCCGAACCGCGACGTGACCTCGGGCACGTTGCTGAATGCGCTCTGTCACCATCTGAGTCAACAAGCGCCGGGGACGCGTCCCGGACTAGTCCATCGCCTCGATCGCCTCACTTCGGGACTCCTCGTGATCGCGAAGACCGAATCGGCGCATCGCGTCCTGGCGCGCCACTTCCGCGAACGTCGCGTCGAGAAAACCTACCTCGCCATCGTTCACGGTGAGCTGTCCGAGAAGACGCTTCGGATCGCGCAGCCGATCGGATGGGACCCTGAGCAGTATCCGCATTGGCGGGTGATGGATTCGGGCCGAGAAGCGCTCACCGAGATACGCGTGCTGGACGCCGCGCGCGGCCTCACGCTTCTGGAAGCGCGACCGCACACCGGACGCACGCACCAGATTCGCATCCATCTGGCCGCGATCGGACATCCCCTCGTCGGCGATGCCCTCTACGGGAAGGAGGCTCACGCCGCGTTCGAAGCGTGGATGCGATGCGTGGGCCGCCGCTTCGAGCGCCATTTCCTGCACGCCGCTTCACTCGCCTTTCACCATCCGCGCACGGGTGAATGGCTCGCTTTTCACTCCCCCCCGCCGAAAGAATTCCACGAACTCTTGGAGCTGTGGCGCGCTCATTGGGACGGCGCGCAAAGCTCCAACGAGCCATCTGCACCGCGCGCGAAGCCGAGCGATACGGATGACGCCCCCTTCGCCCAGCGTCCTTGA
- the moaA gene encoding GTP 3',8-cyclase MoaA, which yields MSVRDQYQRPAKDLRISVTDRCNFRCLYCMPLPEYAWVERKELLTFEEITRLTRLFVQLGVEKIKLTGGEPLLRRDLEDLIARLAAIPGVRDLCLTTNGALLAEKAERLRAAGLHRVNVSLDTLDAEKFRRITQWGQLERVLEGLFEAKRVGLHPVKINAVIERGMNEDDIVPLARFALEHGFALRFIEYMDVGTTNNWRWEKVLPKAEIVRILAREFPLREIGRERESDTAVRYQLADGRGDIGIIASVTEPFCAGCTRVRLTSDGKLVTCLFSAGGYDVKALLRGNASDEEILAAISRVWMARRDRYSEERWEALRAGRLLSAQSRWEMIQLGG from the coding sequence ATGAGCGTGCGCGATCAATATCAGCGTCCGGCGAAGGACCTGCGCATCTCGGTCACCGACCGATGCAATTTCCGCTGCCTCTACTGCATGCCGTTGCCGGAGTACGCATGGGTGGAGCGAAAGGAACTGCTCACCTTCGAGGAGATCACGCGCCTGACACGTCTGTTCGTTCAGCTCGGCGTAGAGAAGATCAAGTTGACGGGCGGCGAGCCGCTGCTTCGACGCGACCTCGAAGATTTGATCGCGCGGCTGGCGGCGATCCCTGGGGTGCGCGATCTCTGTCTGACGACCAATGGAGCGCTGCTGGCTGAGAAGGCCGAACGATTGCGCGCGGCCGGGCTCCATCGCGTGAATGTGAGCTTAGACACACTCGATGCCGAGAAGTTCCGACGGATCACGCAATGGGGCCAGCTCGAGCGGGTGCTCGAAGGGCTCTTCGAGGCGAAGCGCGTCGGTCTGCATCCGGTGAAAATCAATGCTGTGATCGAGCGTGGGATGAACGAGGATGATATCGTCCCACTTGCCCGATTCGCGCTCGAGCATGGCTTCGCGCTGCGATTCATCGAGTACATGGACGTCGGGACGACGAACAACTGGCGATGGGAGAAGGTCCTCCCGAAGGCGGAGATCGTGCGCATCCTGGCGCGGGAATTCCCGCTTCGGGAGATCGGGCGGGAACGGGAGAGCGATACGGCCGTGCGCTACCAATTGGCCGATGGGCGCGGAGACATCGGCATCATCGCATCCGTGACCGAGCCGTTCTGTGCTGGATGTACGCGCGTGCGCCTGACGTCGGACGGGAAGCTCGTGACGTGCCTCTTCTCCGCCGGGGGCTATGATGTGAAAGCGTTGTTGCGAGGGAATGCTTCGGACGAAGAGATCCTCGCCGCCATCTCTCGCGTATGGATGGCCCGCCGCGATCGCTATTCGGAGGAGCGATGGGAAGCGCTTCGCGCCGGACGCCTGCTCTCAGCGCAGTCCCGCTGGGAGATGATCCAATTGGGGGGATGA
- a CDS encoding DUF5667 domain-containing protein — MRSRLARWIRLGALAALIALPVEGGAGPFRQGADLSALLTPEERAQFARERNPAKQVRLLLKIAENRLRDAKRLTDQESFDSALSVLLAYQALLEHAFAQIETVPPGGRRKGAYKDFDLHVRQHLKDLEPTVRAFPMSLASEAERVLKTATRLRFEALNAFAGERILTHPQPKSQ; from the coding sequence ATGCGCTCTCGCCTCGCACGATGGATTCGCCTGGGAGCGCTCGCAGCGCTCATCGCCCTTCCGGTGGAAGGGGGAGCTGGCCCCTTCCGACAAGGGGCTGACCTCTCCGCCCTTTTGACACCCGAGGAACGAGCGCAATTCGCCCGAGAGAGGAACCCGGCCAAACAGGTTCGTCTGCTTCTGAAAATTGCGGAGAATCGCCTTCGCGACGCCAAGCGCCTCACCGACCAAGAGAGCTTCGATTCGGCTCTATCGGTGCTGCTCGCCTATCAGGCGCTCCTCGAACACGCGTTTGCGCAGATCGAAACGGTCCCCCCTGGAGGGCGACGAAAGGGCGCTTACAAGGATTTCGATCTCCATGTGCGACAACACCTCAAGGACTTGGAGCCCACCGTGCGCGCATTCCCAATGAGCTTGGCCTCCGAGGCCGAGCGCGTCCTCAAGACAGCGACGCGGTTGCGCTTTGAAGCCCTCAATGCCTTCGCGGGCGAGCGGATTCTCACGCACCCTCAACCGAAGTCGCAGTGA
- a CDS encoding tetratricopeptide repeat protein codes for MRNGHIAIILLLLLIRVGLGASERLQQPTAEARAREEAIAKFEAGQAAHEQGRLTEAIALYTAALEHLPDFPEALYQRAAAYFALDRWEESEKDLLRVLERERELLDDTTAEPTLAAFFARVHTLLAEVLLHRRRLAEAEAHLERAQALDPQFQRVRIVRASLALARKAPDEAIAELNRAAELGPPTAAFYILLGLAEEQKDNPEAALQAYARALALDPNALAAREARSRLLLARKDYARALEDLEVLARVRKTTVAEQRLAEAYALAGRTEDAIALFQQILAREPTHREARELLIALLERTGRTAEALAHAQQLAETHPQDPKAQALLGELLLPNDPEKAARAFEQAARFDPENLNHRTNLGAALLKLRRFPEAIEVFASVLTRDPNNYPARAGLGTAYFELKDYAQAAREFTWVIERRPETAVAYYFLAICYDRLRDYERALPLYERFLTLADPTKHRTEIESVQFRLPALRRQIEEAKKRRR; via the coding sequence ATGAGGAACGGTCACATCGCGATCATCCTTCTGCTTCTGCTCATCCGAGTCGGTCTGGGCGCCTCCGAGCGCCTGCAGCAACCGACCGCCGAAGCGCGCGCGCGGGAAGAAGCCATCGCGAAATTCGAGGCGGGACAGGCCGCTCACGAACAGGGGCGATTGACGGAGGCGATCGCGCTCTACACGGCGGCTTTGGAGCATCTGCCGGATTTCCCCGAAGCCCTTTATCAACGTGCGGCGGCATATTTCGCCCTCGACCGATGGGAGGAGAGCGAAAAGGACCTCCTTCGCGTGCTCGAACGCGAGCGCGAGCTGCTGGATGACACAACGGCTGAGCCGACACTGGCAGCTTTCTTCGCCCGCGTCCACACGTTGCTTGCGGAAGTCCTCCTGCATCGTCGTCGCCTCGCGGAAGCCGAGGCACACCTGGAGCGCGCGCAGGCGCTCGATCCTCAGTTTCAACGGGTCCGCATTGTGCGGGCGTCTCTCGCTTTAGCGCGGAAAGCTCCCGATGAAGCGATTGCCGAATTGAATCGCGCGGCGGAACTCGGTCCGCCGACAGCGGCGTTCTACATCTTGCTCGGCCTGGCCGAGGAGCAAAAGGATAATCCCGAAGCCGCCCTGCAGGCCTACGCGCGCGCTCTCGCGCTCGATCCGAACGCTCTGGCTGCGCGCGAGGCGCGCAGCCGATTGCTCTTGGCGCGAAAAGATTACGCCCGCGCGCTCGAAGACTTAGAAGTCCTGGCGCGCGTCCGCAAGACGACGGTCGCTGAGCAGCGATTGGCCGAAGCCTATGCCCTCGCCGGACGAACGGAAGACGCCATCGCACTCTTTCAGCAAATCCTCGCGCGCGAACCGACTCACCGAGAGGCCCGGGAACTCTTGATCGCGCTGTTGGAGCGAACCGGACGCACGGCCGAGGCCCTCGCGCACGCGCAGCAGCTCGCCGAAACGCATCCCCAGGATCCGAAGGCGCAGGCGCTGCTCGGCGAATTGCTCCTTCCGAACGATCCGGAGAAGGCAGCGCGCGCTTTCGAGCAAGCCGCACGGTTCGATCCGGAGAACCTCAACCACCGCACGAATCTGGGTGCGGCGCTCTTGAAGCTTCGCCGCTTTCCCGAAGCGATCGAAGTCTTCGCGAGTGTTCTCACTCGCGATCCGAACAACTATCCGGCGCGCGCGGGACTGGGGACGGCCTATTTCGAGCTGAAGGACTACGCGCAAGCGGCTCGCGAATTCACGTGGGTCATCGAGCGCCGACCGGAGACCGCCGTCGCCTATTACTTCCTCGCCATCTGCTACGATCGGCTGCGCGACTACGAGCGCGCGCTTCCGCTCTACGAACGCTTCCTTACGCTCGCTGATCCGACGAAACACCGAACGGAGATCGAGAGCGTGCAATTCCGCTTGCCCGCGTTGCGACGGCAAATCGAGGAAGCCAAGAAGCGCCGGCGGTGA